One Glycine soja cultivar W05 chromosome 2, ASM419377v2, whole genome shotgun sequence genomic region harbors:
- the LOC114389771 gene encoding protein indeterminate-domain 12-like: protein MFPAVMSNSNSLSEEATVSCGTRIAGLNHVITTTISPEQPLKIKKKRNLPGNPDPDAEVIALSPKTLLATNRFVCEICNKGFQRDQNLQLHRRGHNLPWKLKQRSNKEVKKKAYVCPEPSCVHHNPSRALGDLTGIKKHYCRKHGEKKWKCEKCSKIYAVQSDWKAHSKTCGTREYRCGCGTLFSRKDNFITHRAFCDALAEESARLSANQLATNTTNPLVQSLFLFPTQQHNNNFINPWDPNPNPNPNPNPSNLTTLHNNIKPESHNFHIPNTTTTSTANNNISSSFLHHHQHPNKSMITSPFRDLHERTQPPSNAATSAHLSATALLQKAATVGAAAITGPTHVTQLSMAELGTETTHLDSVPLPPDQRYMSMRGINSNNDGLTRDFLGLTNGGAVDVSIDVKDMLTFTAGSVEYNHHHHQQQPYQHHHNNSLFKPQQGFGFLGTTTGPEYWGNCE from the exons ATGTTCCCTGCAGTTATGTCCAATTCCAATTCCTTGTCCGAAGAGGCCACTGTCTCCTGTGGTACAAGAATCGCTGGACTCAATCACGTTATCACAACAACCATTTCTCCAGAACAACCTctaaagatcaagaaaaagagaaacctCCCTGGAAACCCTg ACCCAGATGCTGAAGTGATAGCTTTATCACCGAAGACTCTTCTGGCTACCAATAGATTTGTGTGTGAGATCTGCAACAAGGGTTTCCAGAGAGATCAGAACCTTCAGCTTCATAGGAGAGGACATAACCTCCCGTGGAAGCTGAAGCAAAGGAGCAACAAAGAGGTGAAAAAAAAGGCCTACGTTTGCCCTGAGCCTTCATGCGTTCACCACAACCCTTCAAGGGCTTTGGGGGACCTCACTGGAATTAAGAAACACTACTGCAGAAAACATGGGGAGAAGAAGTGGAAATGTGAAAAGTGCTCAAAGATCTATGCTGTTCAGTCAGATTGGAAAGCTCACTCTAAAACCTGTGGTACTAGAGAATATAGATGTGGCTGTGGAACCCTTTTTTCCAG GAAGGACAACTTCATAACTCACAGAGCATTCTGCGATGCATTGGCTGAAGAAAGTGCAAGACTCTCAGCAAACCAACTAGCCACCAACACCACAAATCCATTAGTTCAATCCCTCTTCCTTTTCCCAACCcaacaacacaacaacaatttcatCAATCCATGggaccctaaccctaaccctaaccctaaccctaaccctagcaACCTTACCACTCTCCACAACAACATCAAACCTGAATCTCACAACTTCCACATCcccaacaccaccaccacctccactgCCAACAACAAcatttcttcttcattccttcatcatcatcaacacCCCAATAAGAGCATGATAACCTCACCCTTCCGTGACCTCCACGAGCGCACGCAACCCCCCTCCAACGCTGCCACGTCAGCACACCTCTCAGCCACTGCGTTGCTCCAGAAGGCCGCGACCGTGGGTGCCGCCGCCATCACGGGACCCACTCACGTGACTCAGCTCAGCATGGCCGAGCTAGGAACCGAGACGACTCATCTGGACTCAGTGCCATTGCCGCCCGATCAACGCTACATGAGCATGAGAGGCATCAATAGTAACAATGACGGCCTCACGAGGGACTTTCTCGGCCTCACCAACGGCGGCGCGGTTGACGTTAGCATCGACGTCAAGGATATGCTGACGTTCACCGCGGGGAGCGTAGAGTAcaaccatcaccaccaccaacaacaacCCTACCAGCACCACCATAATAACTCGCTTTTCAAGCCACAACAAGGTTTTGGATTCCTTGGGACAACCACTGGCCCCGAATACTGGGGAAATTGTGAGTAA